A genomic segment from Streptomyces sp. NBC_00459 encodes:
- a CDS encoding SDR family NAD(P)-dependent oxidoreductase yields MGKLDGRVVLVTGAARGQGEQEARLFVAEGARVVVADVLDDQGEALAKELGALYVHLDVREEAGWQAAVAAAEKAYGRIDGLVNNAGILRFNTILDTPLDEFMQVVQVNQVGCFLGTKTVAPRIADAGGGTIVNTASYTGVTGMAAVGAYAASKHAIVGLTRVAALELARRKIRVNAMCPGAIDTAMSNPAVLDPDADAESASQGLDKLYRKLVPLGRIGRPDEVARLALFLTSEDSSYITGQPFVIDGGWLAGVSVV; encoded by the coding sequence ATGGGCAAGCTCGACGGACGGGTCGTACTCGTCACCGGCGCGGCACGCGGTCAAGGGGAGCAGGAGGCGCGGCTCTTCGTGGCGGAGGGCGCTCGGGTGGTCGTGGCGGATGTGCTCGACGATCAAGGGGAGGCTCTGGCAAAGGAGTTGGGCGCCCTCTACGTCCATCTCGACGTACGTGAGGAGGCGGGCTGGCAGGCCGCCGTCGCCGCCGCCGAGAAGGCCTACGGCCGGATCGACGGACTGGTCAACAACGCCGGCATCCTCCGCTTCAACACCATCCTCGACACGCCCCTCGACGAGTTCATGCAGGTCGTGCAGGTCAACCAGGTCGGCTGCTTCCTCGGCACGAAGACGGTCGCGCCGCGCATCGCCGACGCGGGCGGCGGGACGATCGTCAACACCGCCTCGTACACCGGGGTGACCGGGATGGCGGCGGTCGGGGCGTACGCGGCGAGCAAGCACGCCATCGTCGGGCTCACCCGGGTCGCCGCGCTGGAACTGGCGCGCCGGAAGATCCGGGTCAACGCCATGTGCCCGGGCGCGATCGACACCGCGATGTCCAACCCGGCCGTACTCGACCCGGACGCGGATGCCGAGAGCGCCTCGCAGGGGCTGGACAAGCTGTACCGCAAGCTCGTGCCGCTCGGGCGGATCGGGCGGCCGGACGAGGTGGCGCGGCTCGCGCTGTTCCTCACCTCGGAGGACTCCTCGTACATCACCGGGCAGCCGTTCGTGATCGACGGTGGCTGGCTCGCGGGCGTCTCCGTCGTCTGA
- a CDS encoding LLM class flavin-dependent oxidoreductase, protein MEFGLFVQGYVGKRAETDPLAEHKALMEETEYVIQADKSNFKYAWVSEHHFLEEYSHISASDVYLGYLAHATGRIHLGSGIFNPLAPVNHPVKVAEKVAMLDHLTGNRFEFGSGRGAGSHEILGFMSGITDMNHTKELWEETIAEFPKMWMQDEYVGFQGKHWSLPPRKILPKPYGPSHPAMWYAAGSPPSYAMAARKGLGVLGFSVQKVSDMEWVLEQYKTAIVDAEPVGDYVNDNVMVTSTAICAPTHAEAVRIAAGGGLHYLQSLLFRYHDTFPRPEGFPVWPETLPEFNEEIIELLIAEELLICGDPDEVLTQCKRWEQAGADQLSFGMPIGISREDTLQTIQLVGEHVIPKIDTDPVHRTSRFRGAA, encoded by the coding sequence TTGGAATTCGGGCTCTTTGTACAGGGATACGTGGGCAAGCGGGCCGAGACCGATCCGCTCGCGGAGCACAAGGCGCTGATGGAGGAGACCGAGTACGTCATTCAGGCGGACAAGTCGAACTTCAAGTACGCCTGGGTGTCCGAGCACCACTTCCTGGAGGAGTACTCGCACATCTCGGCCAGTGACGTCTACCTCGGCTACCTGGCCCACGCCACCGGGCGCATCCACCTCGGCTCCGGCATCTTCAACCCGCTCGCCCCGGTCAACCACCCGGTGAAGGTGGCCGAGAAGGTCGCCATGCTCGACCATCTCACCGGCAACCGCTTCGAGTTCGGCTCCGGCCGGGGCGCCGGCTCACACGAGATCCTCGGCTTCATGTCCGGCATCACCGACATGAACCACACGAAGGAACTCTGGGAGGAGACGATCGCCGAGTTCCCGAAGATGTGGATGCAGGACGAATACGTCGGCTTCCAGGGCAAACACTGGTCGCTGCCGCCGCGCAAGATCCTGCCCAAGCCGTACGGCCCCTCGCACCCCGCGATGTGGTACGCCGCAGGCTCGCCGCCCTCGTACGCCATGGCCGCCCGCAAGGGGCTCGGGGTGCTCGGCTTCAGCGTGCAGAAGGTCTCCGACATGGAGTGGGTGCTGGAGCAGTACAAGACGGCGATCGTGGACGCCGAGCCGGTCGGGGACTACGTCAACGACAACGTGATGGTGACGTCGACGGCGATCTGCGCGCCGACGCACGCCGAGGCGGTGCGGATCGCGGCGGGCGGTGGGCTGCACTATCTGCAGTCGCTGCTCTTCCGGTACCACGACACGTTCCCTCGTCCCGAGGGGTTCCCTGTCTGGCCGGAGACGCTGCCCGAGTTCAACGAGGAGATCATCGAACTGCTCATCGCCGAGGAGCTGTTGATCTGCGGGGACCCGGACGAGGTGCTGACGCAGTGCAAGCGGTGGGAGCAGGCCGGGGCCGACCAGTTGAGTTTCGGGATGCCTATCGGGATCTCTCGGGAGGACACGCTCCAGACGATTCAGCTGGTCGGTGAGCATGTGATTCCGAAGATCGACACCGACCCTGTGCATCGCACCTCGCGGTTCCGGGGGGCGGCTTGA
- a CDS encoding N-acyl-D-amino-acid deacylase family protein, translating to MLDHLIAGVTVVDGTGAPAYVADVGIRDGRIAGIGTRITEEARTTEDASGLVLAPGFVDPHTHYDAQLFWDPYATPSLNHGVTTVAAGNCGFTLAPLNPDRPEDADYTRRMMSKVEGMSLVALEEGAPWTWSGFGEYLDALEGRIAVNAGFMVGHCALRRYVMGPDAVGGQPTEQQLADMLRLLHEAMDAGAWGFSTTQSSSHSDGDGEPVASRHALPAELLALSQAVGEHEGTQIEAIVAGCLDQFSDAEIDLFVEMSAAAGRPLNWNVLTIDSSVPARVPRQLEASERARKAGGRVVALTMPILTPMNMSLGTFCALNLIPGWGPVLGLPVAERIARLADPEVRAELVRRGQSEEAGVFRRLTDFGRYVIGDTYSAANEGLTGRVVEDIAAERGLDPFSCLVEICVADELRTVLWPMPTDNDPASWALRAETWRHEDVLLGGSDAGAHLDRMCGAPYTTRFLGDCLRGRKLVSLERAVQMLTDEPARLFGLRERGRVQEGFHADLVLFDPERIAADKATLVHDLPGDSPRLDSKAIGVTAVWVNGVETIRNDTVTGAVPGRVLRSGRDTATVSTK from the coding sequence GTGCTTGACCATCTGATCGCGGGCGTCACCGTCGTCGACGGGACCGGCGCGCCCGCCTACGTCGCCGATGTGGGGATACGGGACGGCCGCATCGCGGGCATCGGGACCCGGATCACCGAGGAGGCCCGGACCACCGAGGACGCGTCCGGGCTGGTCCTCGCGCCCGGGTTCGTCGATCCGCACACGCACTACGACGCCCAGCTCTTCTGGGACCCGTATGCCACGCCGTCCCTCAACCACGGGGTCACGACGGTCGCTGCCGGCAACTGCGGCTTCACCCTTGCCCCGTTGAACCCGGACAGGCCCGAGGACGCCGACTACACGCGCCGGATGATGTCCAAGGTCGAGGGGATGTCCCTGGTCGCGCTGGAGGAGGGGGCGCCCTGGACCTGGAGCGGCTTCGGGGAGTACCTGGACGCGCTGGAGGGGCGGATCGCGGTCAACGCCGGTTTCATGGTGGGGCATTGCGCGCTGCGCCGGTACGTCATGGGCCCGGACGCGGTGGGCGGACAGCCGACGGAACAGCAACTCGCCGACATGCTGAGGCTGTTGCACGAGGCCATGGATGCCGGAGCCTGGGGATTCTCCACCACACAGTCGTCCTCGCACTCCGACGGGGACGGCGAACCGGTGGCGTCCCGGCACGCGCTGCCCGCCGAACTCCTCGCCCTGTCCCAGGCGGTCGGCGAACACGAGGGCACCCAGATCGAGGCGATCGTCGCGGGCTGCCTCGACCAGTTCAGCGACGCCGAGATCGATCTGTTCGTCGAGATGAGCGCGGCGGCCGGGCGCCCGCTGAACTGGAACGTGCTCACCATCGACTCGTCCGTGCCGGCCCGCGTACCCCGCCAGCTTGAGGCAAGTGAGCGCGCCCGCAAGGCGGGTGGCCGGGTCGTGGCCCTCACCATGCCCATCCTCACGCCGATGAACATGTCCCTCGGCACCTTCTGCGCGCTGAACCTGATCCCCGGGTGGGGACCGGTGCTCGGCCTGCCGGTCGCCGAGCGGATCGCCAGACTCGCCGACCCGGAGGTGCGGGCGGAACTGGTCCGCCGGGGACAGAGCGAGGAGGCCGGTGTCTTCCGGCGGCTGACGGACTTCGGCCGGTATGTCATCGGGGACACCTACAGCGCGGCGAACGAGGGCCTGACCGGAAGGGTGGTGGAGGACATCGCCGCCGAACGCGGCCTCGACCCCTTCAGCTGCCTCGTCGAGATCTGTGTGGCCGACGAGCTGCGTACGGTCCTGTGGCCCATGCCCACCGACAACGACCCGGCGTCCTGGGCGCTGCGTGCCGAGACCTGGCGCCACGAGGACGTGCTGCTCGGCGGCTCCGACGCCGGCGCGCACCTGGACCGGATGTGCGGGGCCCCGTACACGACCCGTTTCCTCGGCGACTGTCTGCGCGGCCGGAAACTCGTGTCGCTGGAGCGGGCGGTGCAGATGCTGACCGACGAACCGGCGCGACTGTTCGGCCTGCGCGAGAGGGGCCGTGTCCAGGAGGGCTTCCACGCCGACCTGGTTCTCTTCGACCCGGAGCGGATCGCCGCCGACAAGGCCACCCTGGTGCACGATCTGCCAGGTGACAGCCCGCGTCTCGACTCGAAGGCGATCGGCGTAACTGCTGTATGGGTCAACGGAGTCGAGACGATCCGGAACGACACGGTGACGGGCGCGGTACCGGGCAGAGTGCTTCGCTCGGGCCGTGACACGGCGACGGTGAGCACCAAGTGA
- a CDS encoding aldehyde dehydrogenase family protein — MSDGQRLFVGGSWVEPADGHYEVIDPATEEVVGRAPEASREQAYAAAAGAREAFGPWSRTSPEERAAVLARAADIIQSRLVPYATLAQAETGATTGTARGMQVGVGAARFRRYAKVEPAEWAIPPQVNEGGPFGKAAVMGALAIRQPVGVVSCITSYNNPWANPAGKIAPALAMGNTVVVKPAPQDPLSVYRMAEALEEAGAPPGTVNVVSGLGVGVGEAVVDSPDVDMVSFTGSTAVGQRIAEVCGRGMKRQLMELGGKGAALVFDDADIRSAVSGIGTTFSFYSGQICTAPTRVLVQRGVYGQLVDQLAVYAGHLKVGDPRAEGTVVGPVISAAHRDRVEAYVELGRKEGAVVVAGGERPPYERGFYVAPTLLADCTNDMRVAREEIFGPVVTVIPFDDEEEGVALANDSEYGLIDYVWSGDVARAFRVARRLRAGGVGVNTVGRNMEAPFGGFKRSGVGRDVGSYALHAYGEVQAVVWAG, encoded by the coding sequence GTGAGCGACGGACAGCGGCTGTTCGTCGGCGGTTCGTGGGTGGAGCCGGCCGACGGGCACTACGAGGTGATCGACCCGGCGACGGAGGAAGTCGTCGGGCGGGCACCGGAGGCCTCCCGGGAGCAGGCGTACGCCGCAGCGGCGGGGGCCCGCGAGGCCTTCGGGCCGTGGTCGCGCACCTCACCGGAGGAACGGGCCGCCGTCCTGGCCCGCGCCGCGGACATCATCCAGAGCCGTCTGGTGCCGTACGCCACCCTCGCCCAGGCGGAGACCGGCGCCACGACGGGGACCGCGCGCGGGATGCAGGTGGGCGTGGGCGCTGCCCGTTTCCGCCGGTACGCGAAGGTGGAACCGGCCGAGTGGGCGATCCCGCCGCAGGTCAACGAGGGGGGACCGTTCGGGAAGGCCGCGGTGATGGGCGCGCTGGCGATACGCCAGCCGGTGGGTGTGGTCTCCTGCATCACCTCGTACAACAACCCGTGGGCCAACCCGGCCGGCAAGATCGCGCCCGCGCTGGCCATGGGCAACACGGTGGTCGTGAAGCCCGCTCCGCAGGACCCGCTGTCGGTGTACCGGATGGCGGAGGCGCTGGAGGAGGCGGGCGCGCCGCCGGGGACCGTCAACGTGGTCAGCGGGCTGGGCGTCGGGGTCGGTGAGGCGGTGGTCGACTCCCCGGACGTCGACATGGTCAGCTTCACCGGCTCCACGGCGGTCGGACAGCGGATCGCCGAGGTGTGCGGCCGGGGCATGAAGCGCCAGTTGATGGAGCTGGGCGGCAAGGGCGCGGCCCTCGTCTTCGACGACGCGGACATCCGCTCGGCGGTCTCGGGCATCGGCACGACGTTCTCGTTCTACAGCGGCCAGATCTGCACGGCACCGACCCGGGTGCTGGTCCAGCGGGGCGTGTACGGGCAGCTCGTGGACCAACTTGCCGTGTACGCCGGTCACTTGAAGGTGGGCGACCCACGCGCGGAGGGCACGGTGGTCGGGCCGGTGATCTCGGCGGCGCACCGGGACCGGGTCGAGGCATACGTCGAACTCGGCCGGAAGGAAGGCGCGGTGGTGGTCGCGGGAGGCGAACGGCCGCCGTACGAGCGGGGGTTCTATGTCGCCCCGACTCTGCTGGCCGACTGCACGAACGACATGCGGGTGGCCCGGGAGGAGATCTTCGGGCCGGTGGTCACCGTCATCCCCTTCGACGACGAGGAGGAGGGCGTCGCGCTGGCCAACGACAGCGAGTACGGCCTCATCGACTATGTCTGGTCGGGGGACGTGGCCCGCGCCTTCCGGGTCGCGCGCCGACTTCGGGCGGGCGGCGTGGGCGTGAACACCGTCGGCCGGAACATGGAGGCACCGTTCGGCGGGTTCAAGCGGAGCGGGGTGGGGCGCGATGTGGGGTCGTACGCGCTGCACGCGTACGGGGAGGTGCAGGCGGTCGTCTGGGCGGGGTGA
- a CDS encoding sensor histidine kinase gives MTATKTAGSTDESTAEPFVHPALFYRGEEEYLDGTVPFIREGLKAGHPVAVAVPGPNLALLKGSLGEEAASVRFLDMTDAGRNPGRIIPRVLRAFADAHTQTHVRIIGEPIWVGRSSVEYPACVQHEALINPAFEGRDVTILCPYDAERLDKEVLTDAYATHPVIISGGSRRTSPSYAPGQVVARYNRPLPAAPAAAEPQHFGVDELPVVRRFAVARGAQLGLSGVQLDDLALAVAELTTNSVVHGGGFGSLRIWAEESQLVCEVRDRGQLNDPLAGRRPATRDQRGGRGLLLVHTVADLVRVHTDPDGTAIRFYLGR, from the coding sequence ATGACTGCCACGAAGACCGCTGGGTCGACCGACGAGTCGACCGCGGAGCCGTTCGTGCATCCCGCCCTGTTCTACCGGGGCGAGGAGGAGTACCTGGACGGCACGGTGCCCTTCATCCGCGAGGGGCTGAAGGCCGGACATCCGGTGGCGGTCGCCGTGCCCGGCCCGAACCTGGCCCTGCTCAAGGGCAGCCTGGGCGAGGAAGCCGCGTCCGTGCGCTTCCTCGACATGACCGACGCCGGCCGCAACCCGGGCCGGATCATCCCGAGGGTGCTGCGCGCCTTCGCCGACGCCCACACCCAGACACATGTACGGATCATCGGGGAGCCGATCTGGGTCGGCCGCAGCAGCGTCGAGTACCCGGCGTGTGTGCAGCACGAGGCGCTGATCAACCCGGCCTTCGAGGGCCGGGACGTGACCATCCTGTGCCCGTACGACGCCGAGCGCCTCGACAAGGAGGTACTCACCGATGCGTACGCCACCCACCCGGTGATCATCTCCGGCGGCAGTCGGCGGACCAGCCCGTCCTACGCGCCCGGACAGGTCGTCGCCCGCTACAACCGGCCGCTCCCGGCCGCTCCCGCGGCGGCCGAGCCCCAGCACTTCGGCGTCGACGAGCTGCCGGTCGTCAGGCGATTCGCCGTCGCGCGGGGCGCGCAGCTGGGCCTGTCCGGCGTACAGCTGGACGATCTCGCGCTCGCGGTGGCCGAGCTGACCACCAACAGCGTGGTGCACGGCGGCGGTTTTGGCAGCCTGCGGATCTGGGCCGAGGAGTCGCAGCTGGTGTGCGAGGTCCGCGACCGCGGGCAACTGAACGACCCGCTCGCCGGCCGCCGCCCGGCCACCCGGGACCAGCGAGGCGGACGCGGTCTGCTGCTGGTGCACACCGTCGCGGACCTGGTGCGCGTCCACACCGACCCCGACGGCACGGCGATCCGGTTCTACCTCGGCCGCTAG
- a CDS encoding ANTAR domain-containing protein gives MSVAPVSPQSASVGNVPLTVRTEMRGTTAVLAPSGEIVHGCTTVLAPVLDKLPDGTDGLVVDMAEVTFMDTAGLQFLERLEDFRAVAGVPLWTVNWNGQPRRILEITGLSVPAAASDPAGSTSAWLPPDTRHLVALLGSEQGLSAVAAERAEQVRRLEEEVQQLQHAIESRPVIDQARGILMAVEACTADEAWNALREASQQTNTKLREVAEAIVGVSAGGPPPAEPVRTALRDAVRRQHAREEAGPATA, from the coding sequence ATGTCTGTCGCCCCCGTTTCTCCTCAGTCGGCATCGGTCGGCAACGTGCCGCTGACCGTCCGCACCGAGATGCGGGGCACCACGGCGGTCCTGGCACCGAGCGGAGAGATCGTCCACGGCTGCACAACGGTGCTCGCACCTGTCCTGGACAAGCTCCCCGACGGGACGGACGGGCTGGTCGTGGACATGGCCGAAGTGACCTTCATGGACACGGCCGGACTCCAGTTCCTGGAGCGACTGGAGGACTTCAGAGCCGTCGCGGGCGTCCCCTTATGGACCGTCAACTGGAACGGCCAGCCCCGCCGCATCCTGGAGATCACCGGCCTGTCGGTCCCGGCCGCCGCGTCCGACCCCGCAGGTTCCACCTCCGCGTGGCTGCCCCCGGACACCCGTCACCTGGTCGCCCTACTGGGCTCTGAACAGGGACTTTCCGCGGTGGCCGCGGAACGCGCGGAACAGGTGCGGCGACTTGAGGAAGAGGTCCAGCAGTTGCAACACGCCATCGAGTCCCGCCCGGTCATCGACCAGGCCCGCGGAATCCTCATGGCGGTCGAAGCGTGCACAGCCGACGAGGCCTGGAACGCCCTGCGCGAGGCCTCCCAGCAAACGAACACCAAGCTCCGCGAGGTCGCCGAAGCGATCGTCGGGGTGAGCGCGGGCGGCCCCCCTCCGGCCGAGCCCGTGCGGACGGCGCTACGGGATGCGGTGCGGCGGCAGCACGCGCGCGAGGAGGCCGGGCCGGCTACGGCGTGA
- a CDS encoding metallophosphoesterase family protein: MHSHAPRPHLERIALISDVHGNLTALEAVLDDIDARGIRRIFNLGDYVGKGPRGREVIDVCRERCEVNILGNWDDFLPNPAREFDSEAMAWWLGQLSEGQGSWLRALPFSHDFLISGRWVRLFHASSTSVHRRVRFDHDEAEFLDMFANTPATGDGPVPTVVGYGDTHDAYYEVDRERRTLFNTGSVGNSMDDPTPVYVIVEGVLDSAADAPFSLQFVRVPYDVEAELSVARAMGVPEFEGYASELRHGIYRGDFRTGEPPSYHRRGRGA, from the coding sequence ATGCACTCACATGCCCCGCGTCCACACCTGGAACGCATCGCTCTCATCTCCGACGTCCACGGGAACCTCACGGCACTCGAAGCCGTGCTGGACGACATAGACGCCCGGGGGATTCGCAGGATATTCAACCTCGGCGACTACGTGGGCAAGGGCCCGCGCGGACGGGAGGTCATCGACGTGTGCCGGGAGCGCTGCGAAGTCAACATCCTGGGGAACTGGGACGACTTCCTGCCGAACCCGGCCCGTGAATTCGACAGCGAGGCGATGGCGTGGTGGCTCGGGCAGTTGTCGGAGGGGCAGGGCAGTTGGCTTCGTGCTCTTCCCTTCAGCCATGACTTCCTGATCAGCGGACGCTGGGTGCGGCTCTTCCACGCGTCGTCGACTTCGGTGCATCGAAGGGTGCGGTTCGACCACGACGAGGCCGAGTTCCTCGACATGTTCGCCAACACCCCGGCCACCGGCGACGGTCCGGTGCCCACGGTGGTCGGTTACGGCGACACCCACGACGCGTACTACGAAGTCGACCGGGAGCGCCGCACGTTGTTCAACACCGGCAGCGTGGGCAACAGCATGGACGACCCGACGCCGGTGTACGTGATCGTCGAGGGCGTTCTCGACTCTGCGGCCGACGCCCCGTTCTCCTTGCAGTTCGTACGGGTTCCGTACGACGTCGAAGCGGAACTCTCGGTGGCCAGGGCGATGGGGGTACCGGAATTCGAGGGCTACGCCTCCGAGTTGCGGCACGGAATCTATCGCGGAGACTTCAGGACCGGTGAGCCGCCGAGCTATCACCGCCGTGGCCGAGGCGCGTAA
- a CDS encoding DUF397 domain-containing protein, with translation MAATTWQKSSYCAQGEACVHISVTAETVLLSDSATPAPSSILATSHDAFGALVRMLKAGDRSTLA, from the coding sequence ATGGCCGCCACTACTTGGCAGAAGTCGTCCTACTGCGCCCAGGGCGAGGCCTGCGTCCATATATCCGTCACCGCCGAAACGGTCCTGCTCTCCGATTCGGCAACCCCCGCCCCCTCATCGATCCTCGCCACCAGCCACGACGCCTTCGGCGCCCTCGTCCGCATGCTCAAGGCCGGCGACCGGTCGACGCTCGCGTAG
- a CDS encoding Scr1 family TA system antitoxin-like transcriptional regulator — protein MSIRVIPFDAGSYPGSGQSVYYVSGPVSTLDTAQLDQSHGPGFIDSEAQLAQYRLLLERLEAAALPPTESQNLIHDIANQL, from the coding sequence GTGTCGATTCGTGTAATCCCCTTCGACGCGGGTTCCTACCCCGGCTCGGGCCAGTCGGTCTACTACGTGAGCGGCCCCGTATCGACACTCGACACCGCACAGTTGGACCAGTCCCACGGCCCCGGGTTCATCGACTCCGAGGCCCAACTGGCCCAGTACCGGCTGCTTCTCGAGCGGCTGGAGGCCGCCGCCCTCCCCCCAACAGAGTCCCAGAACCTCATCCACGACATCGCCAACCAGCTGTGA
- a CDS encoding ATP-binding protein: MSKSSWSYALQLPHDPRAPGIARATLRTVLAAHDLAHLTPTAELLTNAHLHTKGPYMLRLFSGEPDRLRVAVWDTDPRVPPGFREEGAPVGVPPEDAEGGRGLHLVRACADSWGVSVLRELGASKGGKMLWAECGRT, encoded by the coding sequence TTGAGCAAGTCCTCTTGGAGCTACGCCCTCCAGCTCCCTCACGATCCGCGCGCACCCGGGATCGCCCGAGCGACCCTGCGCACCGTCCTGGCCGCCCATGACCTCGCCCACCTCACCCCCACCGCCGAACTGCTCACCAACGCCCACCTCCACACCAAGGGCCCCTACATGCTCCGCCTCTTCTCCGGCGAACCCGACCGGCTCCGAGTAGCCGTCTGGGACACCGACCCCCGGGTCCCGCCCGGCTTCCGCGAGGAGGGCGCCCCTGTCGGCGTACCCCCGGAAGACGCCGAAGGCGGGCGCGGGCTGCACCTCGTACGGGCGTGCGCGGACTCGTGGGGTGTGTCCGTGCTGCGGGAGCTGGGGGCGTCGAAGGGCGGGAAGATGCTGTGGGCGGAGTGCGGGCGGACGTAG
- a CDS encoding nitroreductase/quinone reductase family protein, producing MSRFGEFREFRFKAATTFQRRIGNPVTRRLPFQTLLETTGRTSGLPRVTPLGGRRIGDTFWLVSEFGEKSHYVRNIKADPRVRVRVGGRWHSGTAHLMPDDDPVARLRTLPKVNSTGVRTLGTNLLTVRVDLDG from the coding sequence ATGTCCCGCTTCGGAGAATTCAGAGAGTTCAGATTCAAGGCTGCCACCACCTTCCAGCGCCGCATCGGCAACCCCGTCACGCGCCGCCTCCCCTTCCAGACCCTCCTGGAGACCACGGGCCGCACGTCGGGCCTGCCTCGCGTCACCCCGCTCGGCGGCCGCCGCATCGGCGACACGTTCTGGCTGGTCTCGGAGTTCGGCGAGAAGTCGCACTACGTACGGAACATCAAGGCTGATCCCCGGGTGCGGGTGCGCGTCGGTGGGCGGTGGCATTCGGGCACGGCCCACCTGATGCCGGACGACGATCCGGTCGCCCGCCTGCGGACCCTGCCGAAGGTCAACAGCACGGGCGTACGGACCCTGGGGACGAATCTGCTGACGGTACGGGTCGATCTGGACGGCTGA
- a CDS encoding endonuclease/exonuclease/phosphatase family protein, giving the protein MRVVTWNLWWRFGPWEARQKAILAVLRDLRPDVVGLQEVWEFGGENLAGWLADELGLHWTWAPYGAPERWQRRIGGEKVDVGNAVLSRWPVVESEAIRLPAPDDLDDGRIALYARLAAPGHHVPFFTTHLTSAAHASAVRCQQVTALAEFVAKHRGGTDFPPVVTGDFNAWPDSDEIRLFGGYRTAPPVPGQVFMDAWELADPAAPSATWDAANPYVAAGFGPGARIDYIHVGVPWPGGLGHVRAVRRAGDGPVGDVWPSDHAAVVAELASAE; this is encoded by the coding sequence ATGCGCGTGGTGACCTGGAACCTGTGGTGGCGGTTCGGGCCCTGGGAAGCGCGGCAGAAGGCGATCCTCGCCGTTCTGCGGGATCTGCGGCCGGACGTGGTCGGGCTCCAGGAGGTCTGGGAGTTCGGCGGGGAGAACCTCGCCGGCTGGCTCGCCGACGAACTGGGGCTGCACTGGACCTGGGCTCCCTACGGGGCACCCGAGCGCTGGCAGCGGCGTATCGGGGGCGAGAAGGTCGACGTCGGCAACGCGGTGCTGAGCCGCTGGCCCGTCGTCGAGAGCGAGGCGATACGGCTGCCGGCCCCCGACGACCTGGACGACGGACGCATCGCCCTGTACGCCCGCCTCGCCGCCCCCGGCCACCACGTGCCCTTCTTCACCACCCACCTCACCTCCGCGGCCCACGCCTCGGCGGTCCGCTGCCAACAGGTCACCGCTCTAGCGGAGTTCGTGGCGAAGCACCGTGGCGGCACCGACTTCCCGCCCGTCGTCACCGGCGACTTCAACGCCTGGCCCGACTCCGACGAGATCCGTCTGTTCGGGGGCTACCGGACTGCCCCGCCCGTCCCCGGCCAAGTCTTCATGGACGCCTGGGAGTTGGCCGATCCGGCGGCTCCGTCGGCGACCTGGGACGCCGCCAACCCGTATGTCGCGGCCGGGTTCGGCCCCGGCGCGCGGATCGACTACATCCATGTGGGGGTGCCGTGGCCGGGAGGCCTCGGGCATGTGCGTGCGGTACGGCGGGCGGGGGACGGGCCGGTCGGGGATGTCTGGCCGTCCGATCATGCCGCCGTCGTGGCCGAGTTGGCGTCCGCCGAGTGA